Proteins from a genomic interval of Polaribacter sp. Q13:
- a CDS encoding porin family protein produces MKKVLFIAVVALLGLGNVNAQDAKFGAVAGFHNLSIKASGGGGSISVDGQGFYVGFSGEFVLSEDLNLQTELQYASASKDGESTDLIVLPILAKYYVSEEFSLQAGPQLDFLVSESDGVNVFGLGLAIGAGYDISEKLYISTRYAFGLTNRLEDAPSGVSIKFNTFQAGLGYRF; encoded by the coding sequence ATGAAAAAAGTATTATTTATTGCAGTAGTGGCATTATTAGGATTAGGAAATGTAAATGCACAGGATGCTAAATTTGGAGCTGTTGCAGGTTTTCATAATTTAAGTATTAAAGCTAGTGGAGGTGGAGGTTCCATTTCTGTTGATGGTCAAGGTTTTTATGTTGGTTTTTCGGGAGAATTTGTACTTTCTGAAGATTTAAACTTACAAACTGAATTACAATATGCTAGTGCTAGTAAAGATGGAGAGTCTACTGATTTAATAGTTTTACCAATACTGGCAAAGTACTATGTTTCAGAAGAATTTAGTTTACAAGCAGGACCACAATTAGATTTTTTAGTGTCAGAATCAGACGGAGTAAATGTTTTTGGTTTAGGTTTAGCAATTGGAGCAGGATATGATATTAGTGAAAAGCTTTATATTTCTACAAGGTATGCATTTGGCTTAACAAACAGATTAGAAGATGCGCCTTCTGGTGTTTCAATAAAATTTAACACTTTTCAAGCAGGATTAGGGTATAGATTCTAA
- the aroQ gene encoding type II 3-dehydroquinate dehydratase has protein sequence MKLIIINGPNLNLLGKREPEIYGSETFEDFFRTLQLKFNEIELSYFQSNSEGAIIDKLHEVGFSFDGVVINAGAYTHTSVAIADAISGITTPVVEVHISNVHKRETFRHHSFLSPVCKGVILGFGLKSYELGIESFIN, from the coding sequence ATGAAACTAATTATAATTAACGGACCCAATTTAAACTTACTAGGAAAAAGAGAACCAGAAATTTACGGTTCAGAAACTTTTGAAGATTTCTTTAGAACACTTCAATTAAAATTTAACGAGATAGAATTGTCTTATTTTCAGTCGAATAGTGAGGGAGCCATTATAGATAAATTGCACGAAGTTGGTTTTAGTTTCGATGGTGTTGTTATCAACGCAGGTGCTTACACGCACACTTCTGTTGCTATTGCAGATGCTATTAGTGGTATTACAACTCCGGTTGTTGAGGTACATATTTCTAACGTGCATAAACGAGAAACTTTTAGACATCATTCTTTTTTATCTCCGGTTTGTAAAGGTGTTATTTTAGGTTTTGGGTTAAAAAGCTATGAGTTGGGGATTGAGAGTTTTATAAATTAG